One part of the Tachysurus fulvidraco isolate hzauxx_2018 chromosome 23, HZAU_PFXX_2.0, whole genome shotgun sequence genome encodes these proteins:
- the tmem107l gene encoding transmembrane protein 107 like isoform X2, which translates to MLGISSLVPARFLTLISHLVIVITIFWSRENNVRACLPLTYTVEEYNIEDIRLVVALSVTLGLFAIELAGFFSGASMFDNTQGLLSTACHVSGSVALLFFLFEQWPCSIYWWVFGFCSVIPALYEMILLIAVFGLKKKPL; encoded by the exons ATGTTGGGGATAAGCAGCTTGGTCCCAGCCCGTTTCCTCACACTTATTTCCCACCTGGTTATAGTCATCACCATATTTTGGTCAAGG GAGAACAACGTGAGAGCTTGTCTGCCACTGACCTATACAGTTGAAGAATATAATATAGAGGATATAAG GCTGGTGGTGGCTTTATCTGTGACCCTGGGTCTATTTGCTATAGAACTTGCAGGGTTTTTCTCAGGAGCCTCCATGTTTGACAACACTCAAGGCCTTTTAT CTACAGCGTGTCATGTAAGCGGCTCTGTGGCgctgcttttctttctctttgagCAGTGGCCTTGCAGCATCTACTGGTGGGTCTTTGGCTTCTGCAG TGTAATCCCAGCCTTGTATGAGATGATTCTGCTTATTGCTGTTTTTGGTCTGAAGAAGAAACCACTGTGA
- the tmem107l gene encoding transmembrane protein 107 like isoform X1 yields the protein MLHFPTSYTHSSSSMLGISSLVPARFLTLISHLVIVITIFWSRENNVRACLPLTYTVEEYNIEDIRLVVALSVTLGLFAIELAGFFSGASMFDNTQGLLSTACHVSGSVALLFFLFEQWPCSIYWWVFGFCSVIPALYEMILLIAVFGLKKKPL from the exons ATGCTGCATTTCCCTACCAGCTATACACACAG TTCTAGTTCAATGTTGGGGATAAGCAGCTTGGTCCCAGCCCGTTTCCTCACACTTATTTCCCACCTGGTTATAGTCATCACCATATTTTGGTCAAGG GAGAACAACGTGAGAGCTTGTCTGCCACTGACCTATACAGTTGAAGAATATAATATAGAGGATATAAG GCTGGTGGTGGCTTTATCTGTGACCCTGGGTCTATTTGCTATAGAACTTGCAGGGTTTTTCTCAGGAGCCTCCATGTTTGACAACACTCAAGGCCTTTTAT CTACAGCGTGTCATGTAAGCGGCTCTGTGGCgctgcttttctttctctttgagCAGTGGCCTTGCAGCATCTACTGGTGGGTCTTTGGCTTCTGCAG TGTAATCCCAGCCTTGTATGAGATGATTCTGCTTATTGCTGTTTTTGGTCTGAAGAAGAAACCACTGTGA